The sequence GGCTATACCGGCGGCATCAACGGCATCACCGACCTGCGCAGCCTGCACGGCTGGGACATCCGCACCGACAGCGCGAAGACCATCCTCTACTTCGTCTGCGTGGCGCTGCTCATCGCCTGCATCCTGCTCGCCTTCTACGTGAAGTCCTCCAAGCTCGGCCGCATCCTCGTCGCCATGCGCGACAAGGAGGACCGGGTGCGCTTCTCCGGCTACGACGTCTCCAGCTTCAAGATCTTCGTGTTCTGCCTGGCGGCGTCGCTGTCGGCGGTCGGCGGGGCGATGTTCACCCTGCAGGTCGGCTTCATGTCGCCGTCCTTCGTCGGCATCGTGCCCTCGATCGAGATGGTCATCTACACGGCGGTCGGCGGGCGCCTGTCGATCCTCGGCGCCATCTACGGCACGCTGGTGGTCAACTGGGCCAAGACCTCCTTCTCCGAGAGCTTCCCCGAACTCTGGCTGTTCGGCCTCGGCGGCCTGTTCATCGCCGTGGTGCTCATCTTCCCGAACGGCATCGCCGGCCTCTGGCAGTCCTACATCGCCCCGCATCTGGGCCCGCTGTTCGGCGGCTCCGCGAAGCGTTCGGCGACGCCTCCCGTCCCGCCGTCCTCCGGGACGACGGCCCCCGCCGCGGCCGAGTGAGGATCTGGTGCCATGAACCCGCAAGTCATCGCCGACACCATGAACAAGGACTTCGTTCTCGCGGTGGAAGGGCTCACCGTCTCCTTCGACGGCTTCAAGGCGGTCAACGACCTGTCCTTCTATGTCGACGAGAACGAGATCCGCGTGATCATCGGTCCCAACGGGGCCGGCAAGACCACGGTGCTCGATCTCATCTGCGGCCGCACCCGGGCGACCACCGGCTCGATCCGCTTCAAGGAGCGCGAGCTGACCCGGATGAAGGAGCACGAGATCGTGCGCGCCGGGGTGGGGCGCAAGTTCCAGAATCCGTCGATCTACGAGGATCTCACCGTCTTCGAGAACCTCGAAATTTCCTATCCCAAGGGCCGGTCCGTGGTGGGAGCGCTGACCTTCCGCCGCGACACCGCGGTGAAGGAGCGGGTGCAGGAGATCGCCGAGACCATCTTCCTCGCCGACCAGCTCGACCAGCGCGCGGAATATCTCTCGCACGGGCAGAAGCAGTGGCTGGAGATCGGCATGCTGCTCATCCAGGACCCCGAACTGCTCATGCTCGACGAGCCGGTGGCCGGCATGAGCGTGTCCGAGCGCAAGAAGACCGCCGAACTGCTCAACACCATCATCAAGAACCGTTCGGTGATCGTGATCGAGCACGACATGAAGTTCGTCGAGGACATCGCCCACAAGGTCACGGTGCTGCACCAGGGCAAGATTCTCTCGGAGGGCTCCATGGCCAAGGTCCAGGCGGACCCGAAGGTCATCGAAGTCTATCTCGGCCATTGAGGGGCGGATCATGCTGAACGTATCCCACCTGCACGTCTCCTACGGCGAGAGCGAGGTGCTGCACGGCCTCAACTTCAAGGTCGCGCCCAACGAGATCATCGCCATCATGGGCCGCAACGGCATGGGCAAGACCACGCTCATGAAGTCGCTCATGGGCATCGTGCCGACCAAGAGCGGCACGGTGACGGTCGGCGACACCGACGTGACCAAGTTCAAGAGCTATGAGCGCGTCGCCAGCGGCGTCGCCTACGTTCCCCAGGGCCGCATGATCTTCTCCACCATGACGGTGCAGGAGAACATCGAGACCGGGCTCATTCCGCGCGGCGAGAGCACAGTGCCGCCGGATATCTACGAGCTGTTCCCGGTGCTTCTGGAGATGAAGGGCCGGCGCGGGGGCAACCTCTCCGGCGGCCAGCAGCAGCAGCTCGCCATCGCCCGCGCGCTCGCCACCGCGCCCAAGGTGCTGCTGCTCGACGAACCGACCGAGGGCATCCAGCCCTCCATCATCCGCGAGATGGCGCGCACGCTGAAGCGCATCCGCGACGAACGCGGCCTGTCCATCGTCGTCTCGGAGCAGGTGCTCTCCTTCGCCCTCGACATCGCCGACCGCGTGCTCGTCATCGAGAACGGCGAGATCGTCCACGAGGACGTGCGCGCCGACATCGACGAGGCGAAGGTCTCCAAGTTCCTTTCGGTCTGAGCCCCCCGCCAGACCGCCGTGCCCAGCCTGCCCACGTTTCCAGCTTGTCCCCGGGGAGAGAAACGCATGACCGAGACGCTTATCAAAGTCGACCTGAACCAGTCGGCCTATGACAACGACATGGTTCACAACCGCTGGCACCCGGACATTCCGATGGTGGCCTGGGTGAAGCCCGGCGACGACTTCATCGTCGAGACCTATGACTGGACCGGCGGCTTCATCAAGAACAACGATTCCGCCGACGACGTGCGCGACATCGACCTGTCGATCGTGCACTTCCTGTCCGGCCCCATCGGCGTCAAGGGCGCCGAGCCGGGCGACCTGCTGGTGGTCGACCTGCTCGACATCGGCGCCATGCCCGACAGCCAGTGGGGCTTCAACGGCTTCTTCTCCAAGAAGAATGGCGGCGGCTTCCTGACCGACCATTTCCCGCTGGCGCAGAAGTCGATCTGGGACTTCAAGGGCATGTACACCTCCTCGCGCCACGTGCCGGGGGTTAATTTCGCCGGGCTGATCCATCCCGGCCTGATCGGCTGCCTGCCCGACCCGAAGCTGCTCGAGACCTGGAACACCCGCGAGCAGGCGCTCATCGACACCAACCCGACCCGCGTGCCCGCCCTCGCCGTCCCGCCCTTCGCCGCCACCGCCCATATGGGCCGGCTCACCGGCGACGCGAAGGCGGCCGCCGCGGCCACCGGCGCGCGCACCGTTCCCCCGCGCGAGCATGGCGGCAATTGCGACATCAAGGACCTGTCGCGCGGCTCCAAGATCTACTTCCCGGTCTATGTGGAAGGCGGCGGCCTCTCCATGGGCGACCTGCACTTCAGCCAGGGCGACGGCGAGATCACCTTCTGCGGCGCCATCGAGATGGCCGGCTGGGTGCACCTCAAGGTCGAGGTGCTGAAGGGCGGCATGGCCAAGTACGGGATCAAGAACCCGATCTTCAAGCCCTCGCCGGTCACGCCGAACTACAAGGACTACCTGATCTTCGAGGGCATCTCGGTCGACGAATATGGCGGCCAGCACTATCTCGACGTCCACATCGCCTATCGCCAGGCCTGCCTCAACGCCATCGAATACCTGAAGAAGTTCGGCTATTCGGGCGCTCAGGCCTATTCGATCCTCGGCACCGCGCCGGTGCAGGGCCACATCTCGGGCGTCGTCGACATCCCGAACGCCTGCGCCACCCTGTGGCTGCCGACCGAGATCTTCGACTTCGACATCAACCCGACCGCCGCCGGGCCGACCAAGTTCCTCGACGGCTCCATCGACATGCCGCTTTCACCGGACCTTTGACCCCCGCTTATGTCCGGTGCATGCGGGGCGGCGCAAAGCGCCGCCCCGCCCCACTTCACAGGATCCGGGGCGGCGGCTCAGCACGCCGCTCCACCTCCTCCGAGGAAACGCCCAGAGGACACGCCGATGCCCGTCTACGAATATCAATGCGAAAGCTGCGGCGACTTCACCGAGATGCGGCCGATGAGCGAGTATCAGGCGCCGCAACCCTGCCCGGACTGCGGCACGCTCGCGCCCCGCGTGATGCTGACGGCGCCGCATTTCAGCGGCATGTCGCGCGAGAGCCTGGTCGCTCACTCGACCAATGAGCGCGCCGCCAACGCGCCGATGACGACGGGCGAGTTCGCCGCCAGGAAGCACCCGTCGAGCTGCTCCTGCTGCTCCGGCGGCATGAAGAGCCGCACCAAGAAGTCGAAGACCGCCACCGCGGCCAGCGGAGCCAAGAGCTTCCCCTCCGCGCGTCCGTGGATGATCAGCCACTGAGCGGAGGCCGTCATCCCGGACGCGCCGCAGGCGCGATCCGGGATCGCGCAAACATCAAAGAGCGAATCCGGCTTCCACTGCGCTCGGCCGGGTTGACGCCCGGACCGGAAGCCGAAGGTTCTACTCCCCGATGGCCACTCCCTCGCGGCGCGGATCGGCGGCGCCGACGAGACCCTGCGGGCCGATGGACACCGCCTGCACGCCCGAGGTCATCGGCGCCGTCTTCACCTCGAAGCCCAGCCGGCGCAGTTCCGGCGCCAGCGCCGTCGCCGCGCTCCCCTCCTCGATCTCCACCGCCTTGAAGCGCGCCAGCACGTTCGGCGCCGCGATGGCCTCGGCGAGCGGCAGGCCCCAGTCGATATGGGCGATCAGCGTCTTGGCGACATAGCCGATGATCTGGCTGCCCCCGGGCGAGCCGAGCGCCAGAACCGGGCGCCCCTGCTTCATCACCACCGTCGGCGCCATGGACGAGCGCGGCCGCTTGCCCGGCTCGACGCGGTTGGCCACCGGCACGCCGTCGCGGTGCGAGCGGAAGGAGAAGTCGGTGAGTTCGTTATTGAGCAGGAAGCCGCCGACCATGAGCCGCGACCCGAAGGCCGCCTCGATGGTCGAGGTCATGGAGGCGACATTGCCGGAGGCGTCGACGATGGTGATCTGCGTCGTCGAGGGCAGCTCCGGCGCCGTCCCGTCCGCCCGCGCCGGCGCCGCCATGGCGTGGTCCCAGTGCGGCGTGCCCGCCGCCGCCTCGGGCAGCGCGTCCGGGCGCGCGAGCGCGGCGGCCCGGCCGGCGAGGTAGTCCCGCGCGAGAAGGCCCCGCGTCGGCATCGGCACATAGTCCTCGTCCGCCATGTAGCGTTCGCGGTCGGCGAAGGCGAGGCGCGAGGCGTCGGCGATCAGCCGCCAGGATTCCGGCGAGTCCGACCCCTTCGCCTTGAGGTCGTAGAAATCCAGCATGCCGAGGATCTGCCCGAGGGCGAGCGCCCCGGAACTCGGCGGCCCCATGCCGCACACGTCGAGCCCGCGATAGGGCGCGCAGACGGGCGGGCGTTCCTTCACCCGGTATTCGCGCAGATCGCCAAGCGAGAGCAGCCCCGGATTGGCCGCGCCGCGCACCGTGCGCACGATCTCCCGCGCCAGCGCGCCGCCATAGAAGGCATCCGCCCCACGCTCGCGCAGCAGCCGCAGCGTCCGGGCATAGGCCGGGTTCCGCAGCCGCGCGCCCTCCTTCAGCGGCGTGCCGCCCGGCAGGAAATAGGCGCTCGCGGCACGATCCCGCGCCAGCGTCTCCTTTTCCCCCTCGATCAGCCCGGCAAGGCGGGGCGAGACGGCGAACCCCTTGTCCGCCAGCGCCAGCGCCGGCCGGAACAGCCTCGGCCAGCCGAGCCGGCCATAGCGCCGGTGGACCGTCTCCAGCAGGCGCGGCGTGCCGGGCGCGCCGACCGAGCGGCCGCCGACCACGGCATCGAGGAAGGCGAGCGGCGCGCCGGCCGCGTCCTGGAACAGCGTCGGCGTCGCCGCGCGCGGCGCGCTCTCGCGCCCGTCGAAGGTGGTGAGCGTCTTCGCCTTCGCGTCCCAATAGACGAGGAAGCCGCCGCCGCCGAGCCCGGAGGATTGCGGCTCGACCAGTCCGAGCACGAGCTGCGTCGCCACCAGCGCGTCGATGGCATTGCCGCCGGCGCGCAGCATCGAGGCGCCCGCCTCGGCAGCAA comes from Ancylobacter sp. TS-1 and encodes:
- the urtC gene encoding urea ABC transporter permease subunit UrtC; this encodes MSKSSSRTFFLRPQDIIGIVVLAFILVVVLPLTLDNFRLQFVGKYLTYAFVALGLVLCWGYAGILSLGQGVFFGLGGYCMAMFLKLESSSPENTKIQTTPGIPDFMDWNQITSLPWFWEPFRSFGFTTIAVVLVPAFFALVLGYAMFKRRVGGVYFAIITQALAAIMTILIIGQQGYTGGINGITDLRSLHGWDIRTDSAKTILYFVCVALLIACILLAFYVKSSKLGRILVAMRDKEDRVRFSGYDVSSFKIFVFCLAASLSAVGGAMFTLQVGFMSPSFVGIVPSIEMVIYTAVGGRLSILGAIYGTLVVNWAKTSFSESFPELWLFGLGGLFIAVVLIFPNGIAGLWQSYIAPHLGPLFGGSAKRSATPPVPPSSGTTAPAAAE
- the urtD gene encoding urea ABC transporter ATP-binding protein UrtD, producing the protein MNPQVIADTMNKDFVLAVEGLTVSFDGFKAVNDLSFYVDENEIRVIIGPNGAGKTTVLDLICGRTRATTGSIRFKERELTRMKEHEIVRAGVGRKFQNPSIYEDLTVFENLEISYPKGRSVVGALTFRRDTAVKERVQEIAETIFLADQLDQRAEYLSHGQKQWLEIGMLLIQDPELLMLDEPVAGMSVSERKKTAELLNTIIKNRSVIVIEHDMKFVEDIAHKVTVLHQGKILSEGSMAKVQADPKVIEVYLGH
- the urtE gene encoding urea ABC transporter ATP-binding subunit UrtE; translated protein: MLNVSHLHVSYGESEVLHGLNFKVAPNEIIAIMGRNGMGKTTLMKSLMGIVPTKSGTVTVGDTDVTKFKSYERVASGVAYVPQGRMIFSTMTVQENIETGLIPRGESTVPPDIYELFPVLLEMKGRRGGNLSGGQQQQLAIARALATAPKVLLLDEPTEGIQPSIIREMARTLKRIRDERGLSIVVSEQVLSFALDIADRVLVIENGEIVHEDVRADIDEAKVSKFLSV
- the fmdA gene encoding formamidase; protein product: MTETLIKVDLNQSAYDNDMVHNRWHPDIPMVAWVKPGDDFIVETYDWTGGFIKNNDSADDVRDIDLSIVHFLSGPIGVKGAEPGDLLVVDLLDIGAMPDSQWGFNGFFSKKNGGGFLTDHFPLAQKSIWDFKGMYTSSRHVPGVNFAGLIHPGLIGCLPDPKLLETWNTREQALIDTNPTRVPALAVPPFAATAHMGRLTGDAKAAAAATGARTVPPREHGGNCDIKDLSRGSKIYFPVYVEGGGLSMGDLHFSQGDGEITFCGAIEMAGWVHLKVEVLKGGMAKYGIKNPIFKPSPVTPNYKDYLIFEGISVDEYGGQHYLDVHIAYRQACLNAIEYLKKFGYSGAQAYSILGTAPVQGHISGVVDIPNACATLWLPTEIFDFDINPTAAGPTKFLDGSIDMPLSPDL
- a CDS encoding zinc ribbon domain-containing protein; the protein is MPVYEYQCESCGDFTEMRPMSEYQAPQPCPDCGTLAPRVMLTAPHFSGMSRESLVAHSTNERAANAPMTTGEFAARKHPSSCSCCSGGMKSRTKKSKTATAASGAKSFPSARPWMISH
- the ggt gene encoding gamma-glutamyltransferase, coding for MRSPWSRLVAVLAVAVLCCPPFARAQQASDAHAPEQASALGIGQKVATGRRWMVTAANPLAAEAGASMLRAGGNAIDALVATQLVLGLVEPQSSGLGGGGFLVYWDAKAKTLTTFDGRESAPRAATPTLFQDAAGAPLAFLDAVVGGRSVGAPGTPRLLETVHRRYGRLGWPRLFRPALALADKGFAVSPRLAGLIEGEKETLARDRAASAYFLPGGTPLKEGARLRNPAYARTLRLLRERGADAFYGGALAREIVRTVRGAANPGLLSLGDLREYRVKERPPVCAPYRGLDVCGMGPPSSGALALGQILGMLDFYDLKAKGSDSPESWRLIADASRLAFADRERYMADEDYVPMPTRGLLARDYLAGRAAALARPDALPEAAAGTPHWDHAMAAPARADGTAPELPSTTQITIVDASGNVASMTSTIEAAFGSRLMVGGFLLNNELTDFSFRSHRDGVPVANRVEPGKRPRSSMAPTVVMKQGRPVLALGSPGGSQIIGYVAKTLIAHIDWGLPLAEAIAAPNVLARFKAVEIEEGSAATALAPELRRLGFEVKTAPMTSGVQAVSIGPQGLVGAADPRREGVAIGE